The Procambarus clarkii isolate CNS0578487 chromosome 39, FALCON_Pclarkii_2.0, whole genome shotgun sequence region TCAAATCTACATAGGTGGTGAAGAGGGCAGTTTAACATTTATAGTGGGTACCAGGGAGGAAGTTATTATTAAACAAATTGAAAAATGAAAGTCCAATAAATGCTCAGAACCAAACGAACCATTTGTCAGGGTCCTTAAAGAATGTACAGATACATTTAGTAAGCCCCTGCTTTACATATTTCATATATCATTAGAGTTGAACAGAGTACCAAAATTCTGAAATATCATTAATGTGGTGCTAATTTTACATGAATTTATTCGAGTGCCTCTAACGctagtggccttgatgaggacAGCAAGCCAGCGGCTTGCCAAACTCTTTGCCCTGATTATCTTTTCTAGTTGGATTTTAAAATtgaacagagttttggcatttacggcttcgatgGGTAAGTAGTTCTGTGGGTTTGTTAACCTTTGCTTTATTTGTTATAAAGTTTTAATACTGTTAAATACTGTTAAATACTGTTTGTTTGTTATGCACCTGAAGGTAACtgtggtgaaaaagcatctcctgttctcagcccTACATTGTCAAAATGCCGGCCAATTAGTTTAATGTCTTTTGTGGAAAAATTTGATTTTGTCAATAATAAAATTTTAATTTGTTTATACTGTACTTGAAAAAATTCATAAAAGTTACACAGCATGGCTTTGCTAAGAGTCACTCTTATTTAACAAATCTCTTTCGATTGATATCCAATATATATGATGCAGTCGATAGTGGAGACAACTGAGGCATAATGTACATTGACAAGCAAATCGTTTGGTATTGTGCTTCACATAAGACTAATTAACTGAATGGTAAAGGCATATGGTATTTTTACTTACTTGAAGAAAACTTCATTTGAAACACTATTGAGTGCCACTGCTGTATTCACTGAGTAAGCCTTCCTGTTTTTAGATAGAAGTTTTTCATAGGTTTCAGGAAAAGGTTCCACGAGAAGTCCTGTCCAGTTCCGTTTTCTCTCCAAAAACAATGTGTTGCTAAGATATTCGCCATCCGTGGCACCAACCTCCACGAAGAATCCATCTTTCTGTAACACAGTTATTAATCTATTATGCTGAACATGACTGCTGTATACACCTACACATAATAGTTACATGGGCAGCATGAACATTGCCTGCTGTTTACACCCAATACATCATCTCTGATCTTGACATTTACTGAAGAGAATCTAGCTTGTGATCTAGGCTCACGTCCCAAACAAATGTGATATAAAAATACCACAAGAAAGTCCTTTGGCATCTCAAAATGTTTTTTTAATACTGGATGTCGAACCATGTGAGATGTACGATAAATCACATTAACAAAGTGTTCATTCAGGTGAAAACAATCTTCAACAATATGAATAAAATCTTCAACCATCTTGAAATATTAGGTATAAAAAATGGTTCcacatatttttttaattaacttCTTCCTGCATATAAAGTaacttcaatcaattatttggacTGAACGCTTCCTTGAACTACATACTTTGatgtacaaataaaaaaaatggttGAATATGAATATTTATTACTTTAGCCACtgcaatgattattattaataataacaataataatttatttcCAAGAAGGTACAATGAGTTGGTGAGATTACAGAACATTGGTACTTTTTACATACATGCAAAGCCACTAATAATCATAGCATTTTGAGAAGGTCCTTAATAATATAAAAATTGGAATGAGAAcagaaataattttttaaatatattaagAGAAAAACACCTGGTATTTATACAAAAATATTCAATGCTGAAAAAGAGAGAGACACGTAAAGGCAGACAGATAGGGATAGATTTAGAAAAACTGACTGAAGCCGGTATAGAAAAGGTGACTGAAAGAAAGAAAATGAGGAAAGACTGTCAAACAAAAATACATTTAAAAAAAAGGCTGAGAGCAAGTGGCAGCTAAAGAAAGGCTGACAGAGATAGATTAAGAAAGGCTGAAAGACTAAGACATATCCGGAAAGAAATGACAGATCTACTGAGATTTAGAATGGCTGACAGAGTGAGAGATCTACAAACACTAACAAAGACCAAGAAACACTGAGAGACATAAATCAAGAAAGGCTGACAGAGAAAGACTTAGATAATCTGACAGAGAAAGACCTAGATAATCTGACAGAGAAAGACCTAGATAATCTGACAGACATAAATCGATCAAGAAAGTCTGAAAGACATATTTagcctttatatatatatggtcatgTATAGACCAAGAACAGTTGACAGATAAACTAAGAAAGGCTGTCAGACAGAGATAACTCAAGAAAGCCTGAAAGATAGACTACGAACGACTAAGAGATACAGTTCAAGAAAAGTTGACAGACGGAAATGGACCATAGACCAAGAAAGGATGGCAGATAGATATAGATCAAGAAAGGCTGATAGATGAATATATACCAAAAAAGGCTGACAGAAATCGATATAAGAGGCTGAGATACGGAGCTAGAGACATAAATAGACTTAAAGAGGCTGACACAGAGACAGGCCAAGTAAGGCTGCCAGATGTAGACAACAAACCAAAAATGGCTGAGAGAGATAAATAAAGAAAGACTGACAGACGAATCTAGGCAATAGACCAAGAAAGGCTGGAATAAACATATCAAGAAAAAAGAGATAGATGGATGTTGACAATAGACCAAGAAAGACTGATAGAGATAAACCAAAAAATGCTGACCGAAACAGACTGAGAAAGGCTGACAAACGAAAATTGACAAAGAAACGCTGAcagatatttattttatttatttatttatatacgagaAGATACATTGAatttatgagagtacagagcaTTAAAGTTTTACATTctagtaaagccactagcatgcatagcatttcgagcagatccttaatctaacctataattttaagaaggtaatttctagcaaaattataaaaaaatttacaggtacattgtaagatagACCCAATAAAAATGGACAGACATAGATAAATCAAGAAACACTGACGGATACAGTTCAAGTAAGAACAATCAAGACCACTGAGGTAGACCATGCTCACCATGCCATGCAGGAGATCTTCGTCAACATAGGCGGACTGATCAAACTGGGACTGGTGTTCCACCTCGGGGTAGGTGAGGTTGTAGGAAAGGCTGGAGGGCGGGTCCAGGAGGCGTCGACGGATGTAGGTCACCAGGGCTGGGTCCTCCTGGTCTGATCCGGGGAAGGTTGCGTCTGTCAACACTCGCTCTGTGGGCACCACAGGAAAAATAAAACAAGAGGTCTGGTCTTTCTCTACTACTACTGAAGCTCAGCGATTATATTTAGGAGTGCCAAAATATAGTGCCGTAGGAGTGCCGCAGGGCAGCATCCAaggacctctcttatttcttatatacatcaatgatctgcctaatttttttttttttttttttttttttttgagatatatacaagagttgttacattcttgtacagccactagtacgcgtagtgtttcgggcaggtccctggaatacgatccccgccgcgaagaatcgtttaatgTCTTTAATGtctctaatgtctctaacattcttaatcCTAaactatttgctgatgatactaccttcatctactcagaccccaacccacacacactaagTAATGTTGTAAATagcgaattaaaaaaagtccactcatggatgtcaaccaacaaactcacactaaacatagaaaagacctactacatcttatttggaagcaaattaaCCAATGCAATTCAACTAAAGATAGAcactgttaacatcagcaatcaaAAGGATGGTAAGTTCCTTGTAGGCTggtctatacatagacaagagactcaacttctgcagccacatacaacaacacattaccaaaaaattataaaaagtcggtattctttctaaaatcagatactgTATTATATTCCAAATTCTGCTCTACTTTGTTTAAATCCCGAAACATGCTAAACattaactcactccacacattctcttatgccatttacatgtacaaaaccttgttcctagataaaccttgatctgaaactcttcctagacagatgtaatagaacccataaacaccacaccagaaataaatatctctgtgatatccccagagtcaaactaaatctgtgtaaacactctatgcaaacaaAGGGACATAGTCTATGGAACTTACTCCCTAACAAATTAAAAAGCTGTCCATCTaccccttattcaaaagtaacaccaaaaagtacctgggcgtaacctcccacggtgcaggaaagtgccgttgttgtttctcttggtacaaattgtgaacctgatacattctgagttgagttccagttttagttttccatttggaacaatgctgataaattaactctggagggcttctgtgcaagggttaggatgagttagcctaagcatttttattaactgtcaaattggtataaaaatgcttaggctaactcatccaaacccttgcacagaagccctccagaatttagaAGGATTTGGATTTGGAAACATTTGGGTAGATTTGggtagatttgggtaattctatggaccgctgggacttgcttaagttttagtctttagtgtttttcctgcccgaaacgctttgcgtaatagtggctttaggcattgtatgtactagctccatctataaatccatcaatgttttgtaTCACACcctttatgtatgtactttacctgaataaacatttgaattttgaatttgaatgttGACACGACACGACAGAAGCCAACACCAGCGTGCCACCCAACGATACAGCATACATAAATGCCTCGTGACCTCCACGCGGCTGACAACGTGTTTATACGAGTTGATACTGTCCGCCACCCACTACAATCACTTCACAATGATCCCTTTAAAGTCACTTCCCGTACACTAAAATATTTTAACCATAGAATTCTGAAGCAAGGAGAACATCTCTCTCGGCTTCCTTGACCACATAGGGGTCATCACAACAAAGAGACCATCACAATACAGGAGTCACCACAACAGTCATCACAAGACGGGTCATCACCACACGGGTCATCACAGCGCAAGTTATCAAAACCCAGAGATCATCCTCTGGCTTTCTGTACAACACAGGAAGGGAAAGGATATATCAGGGGAACCgcctgttgttgtttgttgtttaagagtcagctactaggaacaaaaagttccaagtagcacgggctatggtgagcccgtagtggatttacctggcacaggagcggggctgtaacttgggtTGATAGGGAAACCGCCAAGCCACCacgcctatatagcacttgaaagggatcagaataaggatttgggatgagacgggggaaaaggaatggtgcccaaccacctggacagtcggggattgaacgttcaCAACACAGGAGACATCACAACATACCAGCAGTGAAGGAGCTAATGATCTGTACCGGGTGCCGGTGGGTGGCTATACAGAACACAGCGGCCATGAAGAGCAATGTCCCGGACATCTGGAGTACCTCTGGCTGTCTGTACCATTTGGTAGAAGATGTCACCATTCTGTTGACAATATCACTTGTTAGGACTCTCCTGTACAAGAcgctatattgatatatactggTGATGGATGGTATACATTTTGGAGATACTTATTGTACCTGTACTTGGAAGTATCAAATACCTTGTGCCACAACGTCATATTGTGCATCATGATGATACATTGAGAAATGTTATAAATTAATTATTGATTGACTTATAACATTAACCTAACGTGGaccgtggacctgcgtaaagctttcgatactgtcaaccaccaaaaccttcttcttaaattacatcattatggtgtcagaggacactccctacaatacctcaaatcctaccttactgacaggctccaatgtgtttctgtgaataatacaatttctgcaCACATACTCACCTCACATATTCACTTATTCATTGTGAATAATTacaattcgcacaccctccgtcactatgtgatggagtgcgaaaagatacgtgaatttagagacaattctataaccaatgttccagcgatgtgtcaatatttcattcaaaatgatctgctaccagaaattttagccaaatatccccagtttgctaactgtaggtagtaactaagtgattgtaacctatccaccgctgcccactggatggggggcggtgtgcaggacaaacatataaattttgacactagctctccacatatgtcagttgcttaatttagaacctgtacttgaggtcgatctcgaacccattgttgatgtgatgacttatattgaattttgtaactagctcatcaagattgtaacttgcttagctaaatgaattgtggggttcagtccctgagcccattatgtgcctctgtaaccctttccactaccgctcacaagatgggtatggggtgcataataaatgaactaaactaaactaaattccttggcattctcattgaccacaagctgaatttccagggacacattctaaacatatcaaaaaaagtttcaaaaactgtgggcattctttctaagatcagatattatgtaccacgccctgccctggtgactctctattactcccttatctatccatatctcaactatggtatttgtgcttggggctctactacccaaaatcacttacgtcctctaattactcaacacaaagctgctattaggacaatatccaattctggccccagacatcactcggtacccctactcaaatctctgaatatgttagacattaagtcactgcacattctctcatgtgtattatacatatataaaacgctaaactataatgccaatcctgatctcaaaagcttcatagaaggttgtaacagaacccatgagcaccacaccagaaataaatacagttttgatattcctagagtacgactaaatcaaaccagaaatgctctacaaatcaaggggcccagaatgtggaatgaccttcccaaccatgttaaagactgtacctctctcaaccagtttaagttaaaaacgaagctatacctaataaattccatgtaacccaccttacccccctgttgtcaacccatgtatattttttgtttttcaaatcaacgctgtttgaatgtaattttctgtaataatttgtaattgtatttgtgctgctttttcaacaatgttcccccctcttttacctctatt contains the following coding sequences:
- the LOC123760265 gene encoding protein Star; the encoded protein is MVTSSTKWYRQPEVLQMSGTLLFMAAVFCIATHRHPVQIISSFTAERVLTDATFPGSDQEDPALVTYIRRRLLDPPSSLSYNLTYPEVEHQSQFDQSAYVDEDLLHGMKDGFFVEVGATDGEYLSNTLFLERKRNWTGLLVEPFPETYEKLLSKNRKAYSVNTAVALNSVSNEVFFKPIGYKGVLSHIVDSSKEAIKVKALPLYSILLALNVTVIDFLSLDIKGDEMKVLRTLPWDKIKIRLLCVEINHIPEGEGVLREYMQSQGYKFLGVRDVDAWFALPQLLNQTMNKS